Proteins encoded together in one Gemmatimonadaceae bacterium window:
- a CDS encoding protein kinase — protein sequence MTPQLTAHPELLNDADAQLERRELEACVRGQYQVVRELGRGGMGVVFLARDVALHRTVAIKVLRHEYVHSDDHRERFRREARLTARLSYPGIVPVYTFGEQDDLVYIVMQYVHGESLAERLRR from the coding sequence ATGACGCCGCAACTGACCGCACACCCGGAACTTCTGAACGACGCCGACGCGCAGCTGGAGCGGCGGGAGTTGGAAGCGTGCGTGCGCGGCCAGTATCAGGTGGTGCGCGAGCTGGGACGCGGCGGGATGGGGGTGGTGTTCCTGGCGCGCGACGTGGCGCTGCATCGCACGGTGGCGATCAAGGTGCTGCGCCACGAGTACGTGCACTCGGACGATCACCGCGAACGGTTCCGGCGCGAAGCGCGGCTCACGGCGCGGCTGAGCTACCCGGGCATCGTGCCGGTGTACACGTTCGGCGAGCAGGACGACCTGGTGTACATCGTCATGCAGTACGTGCACGGCGAGTCGCTGGCCGAACGGCTGCGGCGCGA